CACAGATTTATCAATAGATTGTACAATTTCTTTTGCAGCTTCATCCAACTTAGATGCTTCAGCTAATAATACATGATCTTTGATTGCAGGGAAAAGTCGTCCAGAATGTTCTTCCCAATTGTCCCACATATGATGGAAATAAAGACTCGCGCCATGGTCTATAAGCCACAGTTCTTTTTTCCAGTTCAATAAGTTTGTATTTCTGTGTGTACGGTCAATATTGGTAATCAAGCTATCAAGCAATACCACTTTAGATGCAGTCATTGGATCTGCAATAGGCAAAAGTGGGTCGTAAGTGATAGCACCCGATAAAAAGTGTAAGCCAACGTTAAGTCCAACACTAAAATCTAGTAGATCTTGAATTTCTTCATCAGGCTCTGTTTTGCTGAATGAGTCATTCAAAGTCATAAATACGATTTCAGGAACTTTAAGTCCCATAGCTCTAGCCAATTCCCCTCCAATAAATTCGGCGATCAAAGCTTTCTTGCCTTGCCCAGCCCCGCGAAATTTGATGACATAAGGAAATTCGTCATCAGCCTCCACAATTGCAGGTAAAGAGCCTCCTTCTCTCAGTGGTTTTACATATCGAACCACATCGACTGTACGTATTTCTAGTTTTTTCATACCTCTTATACACTAAATCGTGTGCGATTGTTTGTGCTGTTTAATATTTAAAACACAATTAAGTTATTAAAGTATAAATGTGCTTTTTTAGCGTGATTGAGAAGGTAGAAATGGCGTGATATCTAGCTCGATAAGTATGAGAGATTTTTTGACTTCTTTTTTTAGTTCTGTCATATTAATGATAACAGTTCCATTTACGGCATTCTTATGAATAGCACTCAGTTTCTCAGTTTCACGTTTCTCTTTATATACATAAATACTTTCGATCATGTTAGGATCTATAAATGATGTGATATTATCATTATTATCTGAATAATAAGCTTGCTCCTTGTGAATGAGAATGAAAAGGGGGGCATGATCTGGGATACTTGTTGAATTCTGCAAACGTATGCTTTTAATATCATCTTTATGTTCTGCATCTAATTTTCCTTGCTGAACAAGTTCATCGAGTAGCTCTTCTTCATTACATGAAAAAAATGCGAATGTGAGTAGAATTAAAATAGAGGACAATAAGTATTTCATATGTGATTCGTTTTTTTTGATTTAGTATTAAATTTTAATTCTTTAAACTGTATTTCCCTAGTCTTTTAAATTGATTTAACGATAGTTAGTGGTTTTTACCAATGTGACCAGAATATTAATTAAGTTGAATAGGTCTTGTGAAAAAATCTAAAACCCGTTTCTTTGCGAGGCATTAAAATTAGCGCAATGACAACTTCAGAAATTTTAGAGAAATACGAAGGAAAAGCATTAACAGAAAATGATATAAGCTCTTATGAAAAATGGTCTCTGAATTTTTTTCATGAACCTCAAATTGTAAGAGAACCTTACTTGCAGATGACTTTACAGTTAGATGTCACTGAGGCATTAAAAGTTTACAAACAAAAATATGCAGGTCATAAGGAGGCTTCTTTCACTGCTTATTTGATGTGGCATCTTGTACAGACACAGAAAGCACATCCATATTTTAGATACAGAAAGATTGAGGATAAATGGTATATATTTGAAAATCTACCTGTTTTTGCTCCTATTGCAGTGGGTGGAGATAAAAGGTTCTCTGACATTGTATTAGAAAATCCTCTGTACTTAAGTTGTGAGGACTTTTTTAAGGCTTATAGAGAGCAAATTTATCTGAAAAAAGAAGGCCAAGATTTTAGTCCAATTGATGAAAAAGTCTGGCAGATAGCACATTTTGTGGGTAATTTACCTAATCTTCAATTTACAGGTTTTACTTTACACATGTCGGCTATCAATTCTGGTAGACCTTATTTCTATTTTGGAAAACGATATGTTCAAGAAGGGAAAACACAAATCCCACTCTTAGTATCTTTCGATCATGCAAACCTAGATCCGTTTGTGTTGTCAGCATTTATTGCCGATTTCGAACAAAGTATCAAATCGTAGCCTAAGCTTTATTTAGAAAATTGGAATCCACATTACGTAACTCGTACTGTGGATTTGTTGTATATATAGTTCTAAAAAAGTGATATGAAAAGACTACGTTTATTTACAACAGAACATGATCATTTTCAAAAAGCTTGGCAACTTTATGAAGATGCCTTTCCTATTGATGAAAAAAGAGAATTAGGTTTACAAAAAGAGATTATTAAGAATCCGAAATATCACTTTGATGTCATCTTTGATGAAGATGATTTTGTCGGATTTTTACTTTGGTGGGAGTTTGAAAGCTTTCGGTATATAGAGCATTTAGCTACGCTTTCAGTTCATAGAGGGAAAGGTTATGGTAAGCAGATTGTGAAGCAGTTTATTTCGGAGTCTGAAGATGTGATCATTTTAGAGGTAGACCTTCCAAAAGATGAGGTCAGTAAAAGACGAATAAATTTCTATGAACGAATAGATTTCAAGCTCAATCAATATCCTTACAAGCAATTGCCTCTAAGAAAAGGTGGGGAATATGTTGATATGCTTCTTATGTCATCCCCTCAAATCCTTTCTAAACAGGATGTAGACAGGTTTAAAGAACAATTTAAAACAGAATGTTATGAGCCATATTTCTTGGGATAGAAAAAATCCACAGTTTTCTATGATGAAAATTGTGGATTTTGAGTACTCAAAACTACTGTAACTTTGCTCTTATTTTCAGTATTTGCCTGTAAATGAATTTATTGAAAAAGACATTTAATTGATAGTTCCAAGTATAATGACTCTTGTAGTAGGTAGTTGGTAATGAGGTGTTTTTGAGTTCTTCTTGGTGTTCTTTTATTCTTTTTGGGTAGAGCTCATTTTTTACATATTCGTACAACTGAATGTCTAGCTCATTAGCCTCTGTTAATAGTTTTAGTTTAGTCGGATTATTTAAGATCTCTTTCTTGATAGAGTTATCTTGAGCAATATTCATCTTTTTAAACTTAAGATTAAGCTTTTCTGGGCTAGTAATCTTAAAAAGTTTCAAAGACTCATCAAAACGTTCAGTTAACCCAATAAAGAAATATTGTTCATTTAAAAGCCGTTTAGCTTTTTCTAAATCATCGTTACCTGCAATTCGCTTAACTTGTAGGTTACGCATATCTTTATTTTGAATCCATGTCTCAAAGTCCATTTTAAGACCATTTCGAAGACATTGATCCTGGTAATGAGAAGCGGTTCTAGTAAGAGGATCTCTTAAGAATGTAAATATGTGAAGGTCTTTATCATTAAGGTTTTTTGTGGGTTCTACTAAGTTGTGACCCGCCAAGCATTCAACATTTCCGAATATTTTTTTTGCAAAGTTGAGATCATCTTGGCTGAAAATGGCTTTTTTATTTTTTAGGGTATCAACCTGTCCTTTACCAAAGGTATTTCTAAATATAAACTTCAATGAAGTACCAGCAGTTTTTTCGATATGTACGAATACTAACATAGTGATCAGTTTTAAATATTTAAATATTACTCAGAGTGAATGCAAGAAAAGAGAAAAGGAAAAAAACTGAGATCTATAGTTTATTCGAAGAACTTAAGACCAAAAAATACCTTTTGAAAATCATCATTCGGGCTAAAAGTAATTGTGCTTTTATATAGATTGGTACAAAAGTAATAATAATTAAAGACATAAAGCCACAGAACGAATTGTACTGTGGCTTTATATCTTTTTCTGAACAGAAAAATTAGAATTTTCCATTCTGGTTTTTCCAATTGCTTTTAGCTGGGATTTCCTCTATTGTATCCCAATGTTCCACAATTTTCCCACCTTCAATTCTGAATAGATCATAGAAAGCGACATACTTCTTCATGAAAATCCCTTCAGATGCAGATAAAACGAAATTTCCTTCACCAAGAATGAAGTGATTTTTCTCGTAAGTCATTGGTGTTCTCGCTTCAGCCATCGCAGAAAGTGCTTCACCAAGTCCTTTAAGTCCATCTTTCACATGTGGGTTATGTTGGTGGTATTGAGTAGTTGAGATGTACTCTGTGATTTTGTCTGGATTTCCACCCATCAGAATATCTTTTACAAAGCCTTCAATAAGTTGTTTGTTCGCTTTAGTTTTATCTAAATCTTGAATTTCTGTAGGGCCATCAAATTGCGTTCTTCCA
The sequence above is drawn from the Sediminitomix flava genome and encodes:
- a CDS encoding HipA family kinase, with amino-acid sequence MKKLEIRTVDVVRYVKPLREGGSLPAIVEADDEFPYVIKFRGAGQGKKALIAEFIGGELARAMGLKVPEIVFMTLNDSFSKTEPDEEIQDLLDFSVGLNVGLHFLSGAITYDPLLPIADPMTASKVVLLDSLITNIDRTHRNTNLLNWKKELWLIDHGASLYFHHMWDNWEEHSGRLFPAIKDHVLLAEASKLDEAAKEIVQSIDKSVIKEIVSHIPADLLTEEGSDITAEEKRTVYTEFLSRRFANIELLTKEAKDARKASV
- a CDS encoding CatA-like O-acetyltransferase encodes the protein MTTSEILEKYEGKALTENDISSYEKWSLNFFHEPQIVREPYLQMTLQLDVTEALKVYKQKYAGHKEASFTAYLMWHLVQTQKAHPYFRYRKIEDKWYIFENLPVFAPIAVGGDKRFSDIVLENPLYLSCEDFFKAYREQIYLKKEGQDFSPIDEKVWQIAHFVGNLPNLQFTGFTLHMSAINSGRPYFYFGKRYVQEGKTQIPLLVSFDHANLDPFVLSAFIADFEQSIKS
- a CDS encoding GNAT family N-acetyltransferase translates to MKRLRLFTTEHDHFQKAWQLYEDAFPIDEKRELGLQKEIIKNPKYHFDVIFDEDDFVGFLLWWEFESFRYIEHLATLSVHRGKGYGKQIVKQFISESEDVIILEVDLPKDEVSKRRINFYERIDFKLNQYPYKQLPLRKGGEYVDMLLMSSPQILSKQDVDRFKEQFKTECYEPYFLG
- a CDS encoding sulfotransferase family 2 domain-containing protein encodes the protein MLVFVHIEKTAGTSLKFIFRNTFGKGQVDTLKNKKAIFSQDDLNFAKKIFGNVECLAGHNLVEPTKNLNDKDLHIFTFLRDPLTRTASHYQDQCLRNGLKMDFETWIQNKDMRNLQVKRIAGNDDLEKAKRLLNEQYFFIGLTERFDESLKLFKITSPEKLNLKFKKMNIAQDNSIKKEILNNPTKLKLLTEANELDIQLYEYVKNELYPKRIKEHQEELKNTSLPTTYYKSHYTWNYQLNVFFNKFIYRQILKIRAKLQ